The Mustela lutreola isolate mMusLut2 chromosome 3, mMusLut2.pri, whole genome shotgun sequence genome includes a region encoding these proteins:
- the ZNF250 gene encoding zinc finger protein 250 isoform X2 has protein sequence MAAARLLPPPAGPQAKVTFEDVAVLLSQEEWDRLGPAQRGLYRHVMMETYGNVVSLGLPGSKPSVISQLERGEEPWVLDGHGAEETRGLGSGRSDSYRREHTTACTRQDSSPCPWEHENKGENPKRDWSLKPFLSEEGSAVLGGAPSSQPDHGPCKAEQSRPVSPSPGGPPGARVPSRGGPAPAQQAVPGGERPYKCTECGKCFGRSSHLLQHQRTHTGEKPYVCGVCGKAFSQSSVLSKHRRIHTGEKPYECNECGKAFRVSSDLAQHHKIHTGEKPHECLECGKAFTQLSHLIQHQRIHTGERPYVCALCGKAFNHSTVLRSHQRVHTGEKPHECAQCGRAFSVKRTLLQHQRVHTGEKPYTCSECGRAFSDRSVLIQHHNVHTGEKPYECGECGKAFSHRSTLMNHERIHTEEKPYGCYACGKAFVQHSHLTQHQRVHTGEKPYVCGECGHAFSARRSLVQHERIHTGERPFRCAQCGKAFSLKATLIVHLRTHTGERPYECSRCGKAFSQYSVLIQHQRIHTGERPYECAECGRAFNQHGHLIQHQKVHAKP, from the exons ATGGCAGCGGCCAGGCTCCTGCCGCCGCCAGCAGGACCCCAG GCCAAGGTGACCTTTGAGGATGTGGCCGTGCTCCTCTCCCAGGAGGAATGGGACCGCCTgggccctgctcagcggggcctCTACCGACACGTGATGATGGAGACCTATGGGAACGTGGTATCGCTAG GACTTCCAGGATCGAAGCCCAGTGTGATCTCTCAGCTGGAGCGAGGCGAAGAGCCGTGGGTCCTGGACGGGCACGGGGCTGAGGAGACTCGGGGCCTGGGGAGCGGCCGGTCAG ACAGCTACAGGCGTGAGCACACGACAGCTTGTACGCGACAAGACAGTTCACCCTGTCCATGGG AGCATGAGAACAAGGGAGAGAACCCGAAGAGGGATTGGAGTCTGAAGCCGTTTCTTTCCGAGGAAGGATCCGCGGTCCTGGGGGGGGCACCCTCAAGCCAGCCCGATCACGGTCCGTGCAAAGCCGAGCAGAGCCGCCCTGTGAGCCCAAGCCCCGGCGGCCCGCCTGGAGCTCGGGTCCCCAGCCGCGGTGGGCCTGCCCCCGCGCAGCAGGCTGTCCCCGGCGGGGAGAGACCCTACAAGTGCACCGAGTGCGGGAAGTGCTTCGGCCGCAGCTCCCATCTGCTGCAGCACCAGCGAACCCACACCGGGGAGAAGCCCTACGTGTGCGGCGTGTGCGGCAAGGCCTTCAGCCAGAGCTCCGTCCTCAGCAAGCACCGCAGAATCCACACGGGCGAGAAGCCCTACGAGTGCAACGAGTGCGGCAAGGCCTTCCGCGTGAGCTCGGACCTGGCGCAGCACCACAAGATCCACACGGGCGAGAAGCCGCACGAGTGTCTGGAGTGCGGGAAGGCGTTCACGCAGCTCTCGCACCTCATCCAGCACCAGCGCATCCACACGGGCGAGCGGCCGTACGTGTGCGCGCTGTGCGGCAAGGCCTTCAACCACAGCACGGTGCTGCGCAGCCACCAGCGCGTGCACACGGGCGAGAAGCCGCACGAGTGCGCGCAGTGCGGCCGCGCCTTCAGCGTCAAGCGCACGCTCCTGCAGCACCAGCGCGTGCACACGGGCGAGAAGCCCTACACGTGCAGCGAGTGCGGCCGCGCCTTCAGCGACCGCTCGGTGCTCATCCAGCACCACAACGTGCACACGGGCGAGAAGCCGTACGAGTGCGGCGAGTGCGGCAAGGCCTTCAGCCACCGCTCGACGCTCATGAACCACGAGCGCATCCACACGGAGGAGAAGCCGTACGGCTGCTACGCGTGCGGCAAGGCCTTCGTGCAGCACTCGCACCTGACGCAGCACCAGCGCGTGCACACGGGCGAGAAGCCGTACGTGTGCGGCGAGTGCGGGCACGCGTTCAGCGCGCGGCGCTCGCTGGTGCAGCACGAGCGCATCCACACGGGCGAGCGGCCGTTCCGCTGCGCGCAGTGCGGCAAGGCCTTCAGCCTCAAGGCCACGCTGATCGTGCACCTGCGGACGCACACGGGCGAGCGGCCCTACGAGTGCAGCCGCTGCGGCAAGGCCTTCAGCCAGTACTCGGTGCTCATCCAGCACCAGCGCATCCACACGGGCGAGCGGCCCTACGAGTGCGCCGAGTGCGGCCGCGCCTTCAACCAGCACGGCCACCTGATCCAGCACCAGAAGGTGCACGCGAAGCCCTGA
- the ZNF250 gene encoding zinc finger protein 250 isoform X1, translating into MAAARLLPPPAGPQPLSFQAKVTFEDVAVLLSQEEWDRLGPAQRGLYRHVMMETYGNVVSLGLPGSKPSVISQLERGEEPWVLDGHGAEETRGLGSGRSDSYRREHTTACTRQDSSPCPWEHENKGENPKRDWSLKPFLSEEGSAVLGGAPSSQPDHGPCKAEQSRPVSPSPGGPPGARVPSRGGPAPAQQAVPGGERPYKCTECGKCFGRSSHLLQHQRTHTGEKPYVCGVCGKAFSQSSVLSKHRRIHTGEKPYECNECGKAFRVSSDLAQHHKIHTGEKPHECLECGKAFTQLSHLIQHQRIHTGERPYVCALCGKAFNHSTVLRSHQRVHTGEKPHECAQCGRAFSVKRTLLQHQRVHTGEKPYTCSECGRAFSDRSVLIQHHNVHTGEKPYECGECGKAFSHRSTLMNHERIHTEEKPYGCYACGKAFVQHSHLTQHQRVHTGEKPYVCGECGHAFSARRSLVQHERIHTGERPFRCAQCGKAFSLKATLIVHLRTHTGERPYECSRCGKAFSQYSVLIQHQRIHTGERPYECAECGRAFNQHGHLIQHQKVHAKP; encoded by the exons ATGGCAGCGGCCAGGCTCCTGCCGCCGCCAGCAGGACCCCAG CCCCTGTCATTCCAGGCCAAGGTGACCTTTGAGGATGTGGCCGTGCTCCTCTCCCAGGAGGAATGGGACCGCCTgggccctgctcagcggggcctCTACCGACACGTGATGATGGAGACCTATGGGAACGTGGTATCGCTAG GACTTCCAGGATCGAAGCCCAGTGTGATCTCTCAGCTGGAGCGAGGCGAAGAGCCGTGGGTCCTGGACGGGCACGGGGCTGAGGAGACTCGGGGCCTGGGGAGCGGCCGGTCAG ACAGCTACAGGCGTGAGCACACGACAGCTTGTACGCGACAAGACAGTTCACCCTGTCCATGGG AGCATGAGAACAAGGGAGAGAACCCGAAGAGGGATTGGAGTCTGAAGCCGTTTCTTTCCGAGGAAGGATCCGCGGTCCTGGGGGGGGCACCCTCAAGCCAGCCCGATCACGGTCCGTGCAAAGCCGAGCAGAGCCGCCCTGTGAGCCCAAGCCCCGGCGGCCCGCCTGGAGCTCGGGTCCCCAGCCGCGGTGGGCCTGCCCCCGCGCAGCAGGCTGTCCCCGGCGGGGAGAGACCCTACAAGTGCACCGAGTGCGGGAAGTGCTTCGGCCGCAGCTCCCATCTGCTGCAGCACCAGCGAACCCACACCGGGGAGAAGCCCTACGTGTGCGGCGTGTGCGGCAAGGCCTTCAGCCAGAGCTCCGTCCTCAGCAAGCACCGCAGAATCCACACGGGCGAGAAGCCCTACGAGTGCAACGAGTGCGGCAAGGCCTTCCGCGTGAGCTCGGACCTGGCGCAGCACCACAAGATCCACACGGGCGAGAAGCCGCACGAGTGTCTGGAGTGCGGGAAGGCGTTCACGCAGCTCTCGCACCTCATCCAGCACCAGCGCATCCACACGGGCGAGCGGCCGTACGTGTGCGCGCTGTGCGGCAAGGCCTTCAACCACAGCACGGTGCTGCGCAGCCACCAGCGCGTGCACACGGGCGAGAAGCCGCACGAGTGCGCGCAGTGCGGCCGCGCCTTCAGCGTCAAGCGCACGCTCCTGCAGCACCAGCGCGTGCACACGGGCGAGAAGCCCTACACGTGCAGCGAGTGCGGCCGCGCCTTCAGCGACCGCTCGGTGCTCATCCAGCACCACAACGTGCACACGGGCGAGAAGCCGTACGAGTGCGGCGAGTGCGGCAAGGCCTTCAGCCACCGCTCGACGCTCATGAACCACGAGCGCATCCACACGGAGGAGAAGCCGTACGGCTGCTACGCGTGCGGCAAGGCCTTCGTGCAGCACTCGCACCTGACGCAGCACCAGCGCGTGCACACGGGCGAGAAGCCGTACGTGTGCGGCGAGTGCGGGCACGCGTTCAGCGCGCGGCGCTCGCTGGTGCAGCACGAGCGCATCCACACGGGCGAGCGGCCGTTCCGCTGCGCGCAGTGCGGCAAGGCCTTCAGCCTCAAGGCCACGCTGATCGTGCACCTGCGGACGCACACGGGCGAGCGGCCCTACGAGTGCAGCCGCTGCGGCAAGGCCTTCAGCCAGTACTCGGTGCTCATCCAGCACCAGCGCATCCACACGGGCGAGCGGCCCTACGAGTGCGCCGAGTGCGGCCGCGCCTTCAACCAGCACGGCCACCTGATCCAGCACCAGAAGGTGCACGCGAAGCCCTGA
- the ZNF34 gene encoding zinc finger protein 34: protein MAALHLSALPQAEVTFEDVAVLFSREEWGRLGPAQRGLYRDVMLETYRNLVSLGAGPAGPKPGVITQLERGDEPWVLDAQGAEGKERLRVSVSGHGTRTEYKELSSGEMLGGEELDQLQKAVLQGPDPGETQACVWEPEESLDKLVEQRGLRPVTLANEENIQESGGSLRFWSSPISDQRPHKCDICEQSFEQRSYLNNHKRVHRSKKTNIVHDSGEFFSANLVVRDDQKIPLGKKLHYCGYCGKAFRYSANLVKHQRLHSEEKPYKCDECGKAFSQSCEFINHRRMHSGEIPYRCGECGKTFNQRPNLMKHQRIHTGEKPYKCGDCGKHFSAYSSLIYHQRIHTGEKPYKCNDCGKAFSDGSILIRHRRTHTGEKPFECKECGKGFTQSSNLIQHQRTHTGEKPYKCSECEKAFIQKTKLVEHQRSHTGEKPYECSDCGKVFSQSTHLIQHQRIHTGEKPYKCSECGKAFHNSSRLIHHQRSHHGEKPYKCSDCKKAFSQGAYLVQHRRIHTGEKPYKCSKCGKAFRHSSNMCQHQRIHLREDFAR, encoded by the exons ATGGCGGCTTTGCACCTGTCTGCCCTGCCCCAG GCTGAGGTGACCTTTGAGGACGTGGCCGTGCTATTCTCCCGGGAGGAGTGGGGTCGTCTGGGCCCTGCTCAGAGGGGCCTCTATAGGGACGTGATGCTGGAGACCTACAGGAATCTGGTCTCCCTGG GAGCTGGACCTGCCGGTCCCAAGCCTGGGGTGATCACACAGTTGGAACGAGGGGATGAGCCGTGGGTCCTGGACGCACAGGGCGCCGAGGGGAAAGAGCGACTGAGAGTCAGTGTCTCAG GTCATGGGACCAGGACTGAATACAAAGAGTTGTCTTCAGGGGAGATGCTTGGTGGGGAAGAGTTGGATCAACTCCAGAAGGCTGTTCTCCAAGGACCTGATCCTGGAGAGACCCAGGCATGTGTCTGGGAGCCAGAGGAGAGCCTGGACAAGCTTGTAGAGCAGAGAGGCCTGAGGCCAGTCACACTGGCCAATGAGGAGAACATCCAGGAGTCTGGGGGAAGCCTCAGGTTTTGGTCAAGCCCTATCTCTGATCAGAGACCTCACAAATGCGATATATGTGAACAAAGTTTTGAACAGAGATCATACCTCAATAACCATAAACGTGTACACAggtcaaaaaagacaaatatagtcCATGATTCTGGGGAATTCTTCAGTGCAAATTTAGTTGTTAGAGACGATCAGAAAATTCCTCTTGGGAAAAAATTGCATTATTGTGGTtactgtgggaaagccttcaggtACAGTGCTAACCTTGTCAAACACCAGCGGCTTCATAGTGAAGAGAAGCCCTACAAGTGTGACGAGtgtgggaaagctttcagtcAGAGCTGCGAGTTCATCAATCACCGAAGGATGCACTCTGGGGAGATCCCCTACCGTTGCGGTGAGTGTGGGAAGACATTCAACCAGAGGCCCAACCTCATGAAACATCAGAGGATTCACACCGGGGAAAAGCCCTATAAGTGTGGTGATTGTGGGAAGCACTTCAGTGCCTATTCTTCCCTTATTTATCACCAGAGaatccacactggagagaaaccctataagTGTAACgactgtgggaaagccttcagtgaCGGCTCGATCCTTATCCGACACCGTCGGACCCACACTGGGGAGAAGCCATTCGAATGTAAAGAATGCGGCAAAGGTTTTACTCAAAGTTCCAACCTCATCCAGCATCAGAGAACTCACACTGGGGAGAAACCCTACAAGTGCAGCGAATGCGAGAAAGCCTTCATCCAGAAGACCAAACTTGTCGAGCATCAGAGAAGCCACACCGGCGAGAAGCCCTACGAATGCAGTGACTGTGGCAAAGTGTTCAGCCAGAGCACACACCTTATCCAGCACCAGAGGAtccacacaggagagaagccGTACAAGTGCAGTGAGTGTGGGAAGGCCTTCCACAACAGTTCCAGACTCATCCACCACCAAAGGTCGCACCACGGAGAGAAGCCGTACAAGTGCAGCGATTGCAAGAAGGCCTTTAGCCAGGGCGCGTACCTCGTCCAGCACCGGAGGATCCACACGGGCGAGAAGCCCTACAAGTgcagcaagtgtgggaaggccttcCGGCACAGTTCCAACATGTGCCAGCACCAGAGGATCCACCTCCGCGAGGACTTCGCGCGCTGA